One genomic segment of Streptomyces niveus includes these proteins:
- a CDS encoding glycoside hydrolase family 13 protein, which produces MAATEGPTADAAGRTIRMTNPDWWRQAAVYQIYPRSYCDRNGDGVGDLAGVLSRVDHIAALKVDAVWFSPFYPSALTDGGYDVDDYRDIDPSIGTLAEFDALVAALHECEIKVVVDLVPNHSSDRHEWFRAALASTPGSRERDRYLFRDGAGANGELPPNDWQAMFGGPAWTRVTEADGTPGQWYLHLFSTHQPDWNWANQEVRDDFLTTLRFWGDRGVDGFRVDVAMGLAKDMSEPFPPWEKAGDFLLLALGADNPFGDGKHPLVDRDELIEIYTGWRQVFNSYEPPLFAVAEAWVAPHRRGLYANRESLGQAFNFDLLHAPWDAAAFRGIIQRNVELAAEHDTTSTWVFSNHDVVRHASRFAPQPREPERGTTGADGAGRALTGRGLARAEAAIMLALALPGSTYMYQGEELGLPEVTGIPADQVQDPWAVVENGVMTAGRDGCRVPLPWTTGGVSFGFGAADAHLPQPDWFGSYSVEKQQDDPSSTLSLYREALGLRRMLQSEELLRWLELGPGIVAFRRPNGWISVTNFGTVPVALPPGRVVLRSDRRAANEPLAAEATAWVLHPPE; this is translated from the coding sequence ATGGCTGCCACCGAAGGCCCGACCGCCGACGCGGCCGGCCGAACCATCCGCATGACGAACCCCGATTGGTGGAGGCAGGCGGCGGTCTACCAGATCTACCCGAGGAGTTACTGCGACCGGAACGGCGATGGCGTCGGAGACCTCGCGGGCGTCCTCTCACGGGTCGACCACATCGCGGCCCTCAAGGTGGACGCCGTCTGGTTCAGCCCGTTCTATCCGTCGGCGCTCACAGACGGCGGGTACGACGTGGACGACTACCGGGACATCGATCCGTCGATCGGCACACTCGCCGAGTTCGACGCGCTCGTGGCCGCACTCCACGAGTGCGAGATCAAGGTCGTCGTCGACCTGGTGCCCAACCACAGCTCCGACCGGCACGAGTGGTTCCGCGCCGCACTGGCCTCGACACCCGGATCACGCGAGCGCGACCGGTACCTGTTCCGCGACGGAGCCGGTGCGAACGGCGAACTGCCGCCCAACGACTGGCAGGCCATGTTCGGCGGCCCCGCCTGGACGCGCGTGACCGAGGCCGACGGCACACCCGGCCAGTGGTACCTGCACCTCTTCTCGACCCACCAACCCGACTGGAACTGGGCGAACCAGGAAGTACGCGACGACTTCCTCACCACGCTCCGCTTCTGGGGCGATCGCGGAGTCGACGGCTTCCGCGTCGATGTCGCCATGGGGCTGGCCAAGGACATGAGCGAGCCGTTTCCACCGTGGGAGAAGGCGGGAGACTTTCTGCTCCTCGCGCTGGGCGCCGACAACCCGTTCGGGGACGGCAAGCACCCGCTGGTCGACCGCGACGAACTCATCGAGATCTACACCGGCTGGCGACAGGTCTTCAACAGCTACGAACCGCCCCTGTTCGCGGTCGCCGAGGCGTGGGTCGCGCCCCACCGGCGCGGACTCTACGCGAACAGGGAATCGCTCGGCCAGGCGTTCAACTTCGATCTGCTGCACGCCCCGTGGGACGCCGCGGCCTTCCGCGGCATCATCCAGCGCAACGTCGAACTCGCGGCCGAGCACGACACGACGAGCACATGGGTCTTCTCCAACCACGATGTCGTCCGCCACGCCTCACGGTTCGCGCCGCAGCCCCGCGAGCCGGAGCGCGGCACCACTGGCGCCGACGGTGCCGGCAGAGCACTCACGGGGCGCGGGCTCGCACGGGCCGAGGCTGCGATCATGCTCGCTCTCGCGCTGCCGGGCAGCACGTACATGTACCAGGGCGAAGAACTCGGCCTGCCCGAGGTGACCGGCATTCCGGCCGACCAGGTGCAGGACCCGTGGGCGGTGGTCGAGAACGGTGTGATGACAGCGGGTCGTGACGGATGCAGGGTGCCTCTGCCCTGGACCACCGGTGGCGTCTCCTTCGGATTCGGTGCCGCGGACGCGCACCTGCCGCAACCCGACTGGTTCGGTTCCTACTCCGTCGAGAAGCAGCAGGACGACCCCTCATCGACGCTCTCCCTCTACCGCGAAGCGCTCGGTCTGAGGCGCATGCTCCAGAGCGAGGAGCTACTGCGATGGCTCGAACTCGGGCCAGGCATCGTCGCATTCCGCCGACCCAACGGCTGGATCTCGGTGACCAACTTCGGCACGGTGCCGGTCGCGCTTCCGCCCGGACGTGTCGTCCTCCGCTCTGATCGCCGCGCCGCGAACGAGCCGCTCGCCGCCGAAGCGACCGCATGGGTACTGCACCCGCCCGAGTGA
- a CDS encoding SDR family oxidoreductase, protein MRDMPDTSAPDLSGKIALVAGATRGAGRAIAVQLGAAGATVYVTGRTTREKRSEYNRSETIEDTAELVTAAGGTGIAVPTDHLVPEQVRVLAERIDAEQGRLDVLVNDVWGGERLFEFDKPVWEHDLDNGLRLMRLGVETHAITSHFVLPLLVRRPGGLVIEMTDGTSAYNGTRYRNSYFYDLVKNSVLRMAFVLAHELKSHGGTAVALSPGWMRSEMMLETLGVTEDTWRDALTEVPHFCISESTAYVGRAVAALAGDPDIARRNGQSVSSGQLAQEYGFTDLDGSRPDCWRYLVEVEETGKPADATGYR, encoded by the coding sequence ATGAGAGACATGCCCGACACATCGGCGCCGGACCTGAGCGGAAAGATCGCGCTGGTCGCGGGTGCGACGCGGGGAGCGGGGCGCGCCATCGCCGTGCAGCTCGGCGCGGCGGGTGCGACGGTCTACGTCACCGGCCGTACGACTCGGGAAAAGCGCTCCGAGTACAACCGGTCGGAGACGATCGAGGACACCGCGGAGCTGGTCACCGCGGCGGGCGGGACCGGCATCGCGGTACCGACCGACCACCTGGTGCCCGAGCAGGTCCGGGTGCTGGCCGAGCGCATCGACGCCGAGCAGGGGCGGCTCGACGTGCTGGTCAACGATGTCTGGGGCGGGGAGCGGCTGTTCGAGTTCGACAAACCGGTCTGGGAACACGACCTCGACAACGGACTGCGACTGATGCGGCTGGGCGTGGAGACCCACGCGATCACCAGCCACTTCGTGCTGCCGCTGCTCGTGCGCCGGCCGGGCGGGCTCGTGATCGAGATGACCGACGGCACGTCCGCGTACAACGGAACGCGCTACCGCAACTCGTACTTCTACGACCTGGTCAAGAACAGCGTGCTGCGCATGGCGTTCGTGCTCGCCCATGAGCTGAAGTCGCACGGCGGGACGGCGGTGGCGCTCAGTCCGGGCTGGATGCGTTCGGAGATGATGCTGGAGACGCTCGGCGTCACCGAGGACACCTGGCGCGACGCGCTGACCGAGGTGCCGCACTTCTGCATCTCGGAGAGCACGGCCTACGTCGGACGCGCCGTCGCGGCGTTGGCGGGCGACCCCGACATCGCGCGCCGCAACGGTCAGTCGGTGTCCAGTGGGCAACTCGCGCAGGAGTACGGCTTCACCGATCTCGACGGCTCGCGCCCCGACTGCTGGCGTTATCTGGTCGAGGTCGAGGAGACCGGCAAGCCGGCGGACGCCACCGGGTACCGGTGA
- a CDS encoding methyltransferase domain-containing protein, whose protein sequence is MAAETSGVDDVASFYEGLGQVLNAAWGENLHYGYWEDGTDDSPVEVATARLTDLLVTLLDPAPGAAVLDIGCGVGKPALQLVATRDVHVTGIAISDVEVEQAAERAKEAGRSDVTTFRNADVMELPFADGSFDGAWAVESLLHVPDRGRALAETARVLRPGGRLVIADTAEIPPVGPEGRKVLNDICASYGVSSFATAAEYLELLAAHGFVDVEVRDISDKVVRTGTIMADVVEARRDELAKIDGPEPVDQYIGLMRRAAANPDIGYLVIAATLDPASGS, encoded by the coding sequence ATGGCTGCCGAGACGTCCGGCGTTGACGATGTCGCGAGTTTCTACGAAGGCCTCGGTCAGGTTCTCAACGCCGCCTGGGGCGAGAACCTGCACTACGGCTACTGGGAGGACGGTACCGACGACAGCCCCGTCGAGGTCGCCACTGCCCGGCTGACCGACCTGCTGGTCACCCTGCTCGACCCCGCACCCGGCGCCGCCGTCCTCGACATCGGCTGCGGTGTGGGCAAGCCCGCGCTCCAGCTCGTCGCGACCAGGGACGTGCACGTCACCGGCATCGCCATCAGCGACGTCGAGGTGGAGCAGGCCGCCGAGCGCGCCAAGGAGGCGGGCCGGTCGGACGTGACCACCTTCCGGAACGCCGATGTGATGGAACTGCCCTTCGCCGACGGCTCGTTCGACGGCGCGTGGGCGGTCGAGTCACTGCTCCATGTGCCGGACCGGGGCCGGGCGCTCGCCGAGACGGCCAGGGTGCTGCGCCCCGGCGGGCGGCTGGTGATCGCCGACACCGCCGAGATTCCGCCGGTGGGTCCGGAAGGCCGCAAGGTGCTGAACGACATCTGCGCCTCCTACGGCGTGAGTTCGTTCGCCACCGCCGCCGAGTACCTCGAACTGCTGGCCGCCCACGGGTTCGTCGACGTCGAGGTGCGTGACATCAGCGACAAGGTGGTCCGGACAGGGACGATCATGGCCGACGTCGTCGAGGCCCGGCGCGACGAACTGGCCAAGATCGACGGACCGGAACCGGTCGACCAGTACATCGGCCTCATGCGCCGCGCGGCGGCCAACCCGGACATCGGGTACCTCGTGATCGCCGCGACGCTGGACCCCGCGTCCGGCTCCTGA
- a CDS encoding FAD-binding oxidoreductase, which produces MRAHNTRFSNRPDQVTIATTAAHVAQALGKAVAAGRQVSVRSGGHCLENFTTWSGVKDLIDLSQMSDVYFDERMKAFAVGPGAIVAPTQNTLFKGWGVTIPSAGCSEVGLGGHILGGGYNFYSRIHGIAVDHLYAVEVVVVGADGQPRIVVATREANDPNRDLWWAHTGGGGGNFGVVTRYWMRTPGMDTSDPTKLLPRGSDQRVRTVQWSWDTLSQQSFTTLIRNYCQWYERNSAPGAKEVQVWASFSASHVSAGVIGLMAGVSKSVPGGEAMLDGLFDAVTAGAGVKAATDSRSELAWIDRDNWFWGPPGRQKDKTSDLRKSYTDEQIATIYRYLHDDSISNPGAQVNLAALGGKINSVRSDATAYVHRDSILRTYFTPGVWRAEADDAAHVAWVRKCYRDVYSRTGGVPVPDAINGGAYINYPDVDLADPEWNTSNTPWHGLYYGANYPRLQQVKRTYDPRHVFRHPLSIRPT; this is translated from the coding sequence GTGCGCGCGCACAACACCCGGTTCTCCAACCGGCCCGACCAGGTGACCATCGCGACCACCGCGGCCCATGTCGCCCAGGCCCTCGGCAAGGCCGTCGCGGCCGGCCGACAGGTCTCCGTCCGCTCCGGGGGCCACTGCCTGGAGAACTTCACGACATGGTCCGGGGTCAAGGACCTCATCGACCTCTCGCAGATGTCGGACGTCTACTTCGACGAGCGGATGAAGGCCTTCGCCGTGGGGCCGGGCGCGATCGTGGCTCCGACGCAGAACACGCTCTTCAAGGGCTGGGGCGTGACCATTCCGTCCGCCGGCTGCTCGGAGGTGGGCCTCGGCGGGCACATACTCGGCGGCGGCTACAACTTCTACTCACGAATACACGGCATCGCCGTCGACCACCTCTACGCGGTCGAGGTCGTCGTGGTGGGCGCCGACGGACAGCCCCGCATCGTCGTGGCGACGCGCGAGGCCAACGACCCGAACCGGGACCTGTGGTGGGCGCACACGGGCGGTGGCGGCGGCAACTTCGGCGTGGTCACGCGGTATTGGATGCGTACGCCGGGAATGGACACCTCCGACCCCACCAAGCTCCTTCCCCGTGGCTCCGATCAGCGGGTCCGTACGGTGCAGTGGTCGTGGGACACCCTGTCGCAGCAGTCGTTCACCACGCTCATCCGCAACTACTGCCAGTGGTACGAGCGCAACAGCGCCCCCGGGGCGAAGGAGGTCCAGGTATGGGCCTCGTTCTCCGCCTCGCACGTGTCGGCCGGCGTGATCGGCCTGATGGCCGGTGTCTCGAAGTCGGTCCCGGGCGGCGAGGCCATGCTCGACGGGCTCTTCGACGCGGTCACCGCCGGCGCCGGGGTCAAGGCCGCGACGGACTCCAGGTCCGAGCTGGCGTGGATCGACCGGGACAACTGGTTCTGGGGCCCCCCTGGCCGCCAGAAGGACAAGACCTCGGATCTGCGGAAGAGTTACACCGATGAGCAGATAGCGACGATCTACCGCTATCTCCACGACGACTCGATCAGCAACCCCGGCGCACAGGTGAACCTGGCCGCCCTCGGCGGGAAGATCAACAGCGTCCGCTCGGACGCGACCGCCTATGTGCATCGCGACTCCATCCTGCGCACCTACTTCACCCCCGGTGTGTGGCGGGCGGAGGCGGACGACGCCGCGCACGTGGCCTGGGTCCGCAAGTGCTACCGGGACGTCTACAGCAGGACCGGCGGTGTTCCGGTGCCCGACGCGATCAACGGGGGCGCCTACATCAACTATCCGGACGTCGATCTCGCCGACCCGGAGTGGAACACCTCCAACACCCCGTGGCACGGCCTGTATTACGGCGCGAACTACCCGCGGCTCCAGCAGGTCAAGAGGACCTACGATCCGCGCCATGTGTTCCGCCACCCGCTGTCCATCCGCCCCACCTGA
- a CDS encoding TetR/AcrR family transcriptional regulator has translation MTHQDSRDVRPPEQKGPAKRGPYSKGLARRQQIIDEVLSVYDRLGFEGTSLRAVGEAIGVTHPVLKHHFGTREQLFLEVLREYDRRFIDAASEGDGTFVDLIQRSAEHSMRVPGLMALLNSMVAHALEAGNDRSRAHFSERYADLRRDIVTLLEEGRAAGSVRSDIPLNEAASLVLAAADGLSTQWLLDKGADLRSGLLLLERLLEPPDRPARDADA, from the coding sequence ATGACCCATCAGGACTCCCGAGATGTCCGGCCACCCGAACAGAAGGGGCCGGCGAAGCGGGGGCCGTACTCGAAGGGCCTTGCCCGACGGCAGCAGATCATCGACGAAGTGCTGTCGGTCTACGACAGACTGGGATTCGAGGGCACCTCGCTGCGCGCCGTCGGGGAAGCGATCGGCGTTACGCATCCGGTGCTCAAGCACCATTTCGGCACCCGCGAGCAGCTCTTCCTCGAGGTACTGCGGGAGTACGACCGCCGGTTCATCGATGCCGCGTCCGAGGGCGATGGCACGTTCGTCGACCTGATCCAGCGCTCGGCCGAGCACAGCATGCGGGTGCCGGGGCTCATGGCCCTGCTGAACAGCATGGTGGCTCACGCGCTGGAGGCGGGCAACGACCGCTCACGGGCGCACTTCTCGGAGCGGTACGCCGACCTGAGGAGAGACATCGTGACTTTGCTCGAAGAAGGCCGAGCTGCGGGGAGCGTCCGGTCGGACATTCCCCTGAACGAGGCGGCCTCACTTGTCCTCGCGGCAGCCGACGGCCTCAGCACTCAGTGGCTGCTCGACAAGGGTGCCGACCTCCGGAGCGGCTTGCTGCTGCTGGAACGCCTGCTTGAGCCGCCGGACCGACCCGCGAGAGACGCCGATGCCTAG
- a CDS encoding MFS transporter: protein MTEQETTPTPPPHAGRREWTALAVLSLPAMLITLDNTVLHLAVPHLNASLNPSGLQLLWAVDIYSFLIASLLIIAGTLGDRIGRRRLLLIGAVGFGVASLLTAFSNSAEMLIVSRALLGIAGATLTPSSMSLIRNLFHDARQRTVALSVWITCFLVGGAIGPLVGGVMLEHFWWGSVFLLSVPAMVLLLILGPVLLPEYRDPRPGTIDFASMGLLVLSLLASVYGLKKLAAEGVAPVPALILLAGLALGVWFVVRQRGLTHPLLDMGLFRERTFSASLGGMGLALFVMSGSQFFIAQYLQMVVGLSPLEAGLASLPGSLGGVAGSLFAPVALRWMRAAYVMTAGLAVAAAGFVVLAQAGADSGPATVMVALGLLNIGVSPTVVLGTDMMLNSAPPEKAGAVSAISDTSHELGLGLGIAVLGSVGGAVYSNQVSGELPAGLSEGATASIRDSIGNAVDEISRLPEGLGTAALEVAREAFTHGLVLVSVVCGVLTVLTAFMTLGLRGVSAVVGTDGAGESWESGESGESGKAGGASTELLEAGGRTTD, encoded by the coding sequence ATGACTGAACAGGAAACGACTCCCACTCCCCCGCCTCACGCCGGAAGACGCGAATGGACGGCCCTCGCCGTCCTCTCGCTGCCGGCGATGCTCATCACCCTCGACAACACGGTGCTGCACCTCGCCGTACCGCACTTGAACGCGAGCCTGAACCCGAGCGGTCTGCAACTCCTGTGGGCCGTCGACATCTACAGCTTTCTCATAGCCAGCCTGCTGATAATCGCGGGGACACTGGGCGACCGGATCGGGCGCCGCCGGCTGCTGCTGATCGGCGCGGTGGGCTTCGGTGTCGCCTCACTGCTGACGGCGTTCTCCAACAGCGCCGAGATGCTGATCGTCAGCCGCGCGCTCCTCGGCATAGCCGGGGCGACCCTGACGCCCTCCTCGATGTCGCTGATACGCAATCTGTTCCACGACGCCCGTCAGCGGACGGTGGCCCTCAGCGTCTGGATAACGTGCTTCCTGGTGGGCGGCGCCATCGGCCCGCTCGTCGGCGGCGTGATGCTGGAACACTTCTGGTGGGGCTCGGTCTTCCTGCTGAGCGTGCCGGCCATGGTGCTCCTGCTGATCCTCGGTCCCGTGCTGCTCCCCGAGTACCGCGACCCCAGGCCGGGCACCATCGACTTCGCGAGCATGGGCCTGCTGGTGCTCTCGCTGCTCGCGAGTGTCTACGGTCTCAAGAAGCTCGCCGCCGAAGGTGTCGCCCCGGTCCCCGCGCTGATCCTGCTCGCCGGTCTCGCCCTCGGCGTGTGGTTCGTCGTACGCCAGCGCGGGCTCACCCACCCGCTGCTCGACATGGGTCTGTTCCGTGAGCGCACCTTCTCCGCGTCCCTCGGCGGGATGGGGCTCGCCCTCTTCGTGATGTCGGGATCGCAGTTTTTCATCGCGCAGTACCTGCAGATGGTGGTGGGGCTGTCGCCGCTGGAGGCCGGGCTGGCGTCGCTGCCGGGCAGTCTGGGTGGAGTGGCCGGGTCGTTGTTCGCGCCGGTGGCTCTGCGGTGGATGCGCGCCGCGTATGTGATGACCGCGGGTCTCGCGGTCGCGGCGGCAGGCTTCGTGGTCCTGGCCCAGGCGGGTGCCGACAGCGGGCCGGCCACGGTGATGGTCGCGCTGGGGCTGCTGAACATCGGCGTCAGTCCCACCGTCGTGCTCGGCACCGACATGATGCTCAATTCCGCGCCGCCGGAGAAGGCGGGAGCGGTCTCCGCCATCTCGGACACCTCTCACGAACTGGGCCTGGGCCTGGGCATCGCCGTGCTCGGCAGCGTCGGTGGCGCGGTCTACAGCAATCAGGTCTCCGGCGAGCTGCCCGCCGGGCTGTCCGAGGGGGCCACCGCGAGTATCCGGGACAGCATCGGCAACGCCGTCGACGAGATCTCCCGTCTGCCGGAGGGCCTGGGTACGGCCGCGCTGGAGGTGGCACGCGAGGCGTTCACCCACGGGCTGGTGCTGGTGAGTGTGGTCTGCGGGGTCCTGACGGTGCTGACCGCGTTCATGACGCTGGGTCTGCGCGGAGTGTCCGCGGTCGTCGGGACCGACGGGGCCGGGGAGTCCTGGGAGTCGGGGGAGTCGGGGGAGTCCGGAAAAGCCGGCGGGGCGTCGACGGAGCTGCTGGAGGCCGGCGGCCGGACCACCGACTGA
- a CDS encoding pentapeptide repeat-containing protein has product MVAAVVAVVGLWYSSIQARDDRALTKEGQITDRYTAAVVNLGSDKMDVRLGGIYALQRIMQDSRRDQPTIANVLATYIRTHAAKLPAKGQDIPADVDAALTVLAIRDTVHDDTFRLDLRAAKLPGVEPSIRAALDGADLRDTDLSNAHLAFADLSGADLSGADLNAADLSVAVLTKADLSDAVLGYADLSGADLSGADLSGADLRDTDLSGAVNLTKDQVDSARVDGKTRLPASLS; this is encoded by the coding sequence GTGGTCGCCGCCGTCGTGGCGGTGGTCGGCCTCTGGTACTCCAGCATCCAGGCGCGGGACGACCGGGCGCTGACCAAGGAGGGGCAGATCACCGACCGGTACACCGCGGCGGTGGTGAATCTGGGTAGCGACAAGATGGACGTGCGGCTGGGCGGCATCTACGCCTTGCAGCGGATCATGCAGGACTCCCGCCGCGACCAGCCCACCATCGCCAACGTCCTCGCCACCTACATCCGCACCCACGCCGCCAAACTCCCCGCGAAGGGCCAGGACATCCCGGCCGACGTCGATGCCGCCCTCACTGTCCTCGCCATCCGCGACACGGTCCACGACGACACCTTCCGCCTGGACCTCCGTGCCGCCAAGCTCCCCGGTGTCGAACCCTCAATACGGGCGGCTCTAGATGGTGCGGACCTGCGGGACACGGACCTGAGCAACGCGCACCTGGCCTTTGCGGACCTGAGCGGTGCAGACCTGAGCGGTGCTGATCTGAACGCTGCGGACCTGAGCGTTGCGGTCCTGACCAAGGCGGACTTGAGCGACGCGGTCCTGGGCTATGCGGACCTGAGCGGCGCGGACCTGAGCGGCGCCGACCTGAGCGGTGCGGACCTGCGGGACACGGACCTGAGCGGCGCGGTTAATCTGACGAAGGATCAGGTCGACTCGGCCCGTGTTGACGGTAAGACGCGGCTGCCTGCCTCGCTCTCGTAG